In Carettochelys insculpta isolate YL-2023 chromosome 31, ASM3395843v1, whole genome shotgun sequence, a single window of DNA contains:
- the ADRA2B gene encoding alpha-2B adrenergic receptor: MDSPEGYSVQATAAIAAVITFLILFTIFGNALVILAVLTSRSLRAPQNLFLVSLAAADILVATLIIPFSLANELMGYWHFQKTWCEIYLALDVLFCTSSIVHLCAISLDRYWSVSRAIEYNAKRTPKRIKCIILIVWMIAAFISLPPLIYKGNKRASEGGRPQCKLNEEAWYILSSSIGSFFAPCIIMILVYLRIYFIAKHRNRHGSRDKPPKEKGVARKTPGLTSETCLQQPGTRELNGHQVCVEEDDQPATPTLPAHRLSLPSLEEQQPPPATSSSQLQPEKKETGSSPLERSPGSSLRQGNGHPQSSAKGMETLATAKGEVLLVKPVKTLSANPSKRKAQLNREKRFTFVLAVVIGVFVLCWFPFFFLYSLGAICPELCKVPNSVFQFFFWIGYCNSSLNPVIYTIFNQDFRKAFRKILCRQGTQTAW, encoded by the coding sequence ATGGACAGCCCCGAGGGCTACTCGGTCCAAGCCACCGCGGCCATCGCCGCCGTCATCACCTTCCTCATCCTCTTCACCATCTTCGGCAACGCGCTGGTGATCCTGGCCGTGCTCACCAGCCGCTCCCTCAGAGCCCCCCAGAACCTCTTCCTGGTGTCCCTGGCAGCGGCCGACATCCTGGTGGCCACCCTCATCATCCCCTTCTCCCTGGCCAACGAGCTGATGGGCTACTGGCACTTCCAGAAGACCTGGTGTGAGATCTACCTGGCCTTGGACGTCCtcttctgcacctcctccatCGTCCACCTCTGCGCCATCAGCCTGGACCGCTACTGGTCCGTCAGCCGGGCCATCGAGTACAACGCCAAGCGCACGCCCAAGCGGATCAAGTGCATCATTCTCATCGTGTGGATGATCGCGGCCTTCATCTCCCTGCCCCCGCTGATCTACAAGGGGAACAAGAGGGCCAGCGAGGGCGGCCGGCCGCAGTGCAAGCTCAACGAGGAGGCGTGGTACATCCTCTCCTCCAGCATCGGCTCCTTCTTTGCCCCCTGCATCATCATGATCCTGGTCTACCTGCGGATTTATTTCATAGCCAAGCACCGGAACCGGCACGGCTCCAGGGACAAGCCGCCCAAGGAGAAGGGGGTGGCTCGGAAAACCCCTGGCCTGACCTCTGAGACCTGCCTCCAGCAGCCAGGTACGAGGGAACTCAATGGGCATCAGGTGTGCGTGGAGGAGGATGACCAGCCAGCCACGCCGACGctcccagcccacaggctgtctctcccgagcctggaggagcagcagcctccgCCAGCCACTAGCTCCAGCCAGCTCCAACCAGAGAAAAAAGAGACTGGCTCCAGCCCGTTGGAGcgctccccaggcagcagcctccggCAAGGGAATGGGCACCCCCAGAGCTCTGCCAAGGGCATGGAGACTCTGGCCACGGCCAAGGGGGAGGTGCTGCTGGTGAAGCCGGTGAAGACCCTGAGTGCCAACCCTTCGAAGAGGAAGGCCCAGCTCAACAGGGAGAAGAGGTTCACCTTCGTCCTGGCCGTGGTCATCGGGGTGTTTGTCCTCTGCTGGttccctttcttttttctctaCAGCCTGGGGGCCATCTGCCCAGAACTCTGCAAGGTCCCCAACAGCGTGTTCCAGTTCTTCTTCTGGATCGGCTACTGCAACAGCTCCCTGAACCCCGTGATCTACACCATCTTCAACCAGGACTTCCGCAAGGCCTTCCGCAAGATCCTCTGCAGGCAGGGGACTCAGACTGCCTGGTGA